In Streptomyces sp. NBC_00483, a single window of DNA contains:
- a CDS encoding carboxylesterase/lipase family protein: MTVTTVVQTRSGAVRGIEYDDIRAWRGIPYARPPVGPLRWAAPRAEEPWSGVRDASQWGGRAPQAAVELPPGPFGAPFTDDDLPTSEDCLYLNVSAPADAEEPLPVRVWIHGGGFHLGSGAGFVGDCASVVRNGVVMVTLNYRLGALGFLNLGGLLGAGFADAANCALLDQIAALRWVRENIAAFGGDPDNVTVQGVSAGGKSVINLMASPAAEGLFRRGISHSGGDHTASPQATTALARRFIEQLDLPGGDLRRIRDAPTKEITEAQYALGEGLRATWIWRPTVGDPVLPLRPTQALAAGRAAGIPLVAGVADNESGTYTANEPSALGQAEAVLRDVFPGRDQQAFDTYAAQYPDGGRDRWLGAFMSDERYGAPTLRLLDAQARHAPVWHYRFHAPTPGAPEQDWYTHGSDMAYAFGLAQFADPATAAVAQGFREAFATFGLGDPPSSRQLPDWPAYDRTDRATLLLDVPSRIVPDAGNPLYGRLWADHDWTPGTWWPLGDPM, from the coding sequence ATGACCGTCACGACAGTCGTGCAGACCAGGTCCGGCGCCGTCCGCGGCATCGAGTACGACGACATCCGCGCCTGGCGCGGCATCCCCTACGCGCGTCCGCCGGTCGGACCGCTGCGCTGGGCCGCGCCGCGCGCCGAGGAGCCGTGGAGCGGGGTCCGCGACGCCTCCCAGTGGGGCGGACGAGCCCCACAGGCGGCGGTCGAACTGCCGCCGGGGCCGTTCGGCGCCCCGTTCACCGACGACGACCTGCCCACCTCCGAGGACTGCCTCTACCTCAACGTGTCCGCCCCGGCCGACGCCGAGGAACCGCTTCCGGTGCGGGTCTGGATCCACGGCGGAGGCTTCCATCTCGGCTCCGGGGCCGGGTTCGTCGGCGACTGCGCGTCCGTCGTCCGCAACGGTGTCGTCATGGTCACCCTCAACTACCGTCTCGGTGCTCTCGGGTTCCTCAACCTGGGCGGCCTGCTCGGTGCCGGCTTCGCGGACGCGGCCAACTGTGCTCTGCTGGACCAGATCGCCGCACTGCGCTGGGTGCGGGAGAACATAGCGGCCTTCGGCGGCGATCCGGACAACGTCACCGTCCAGGGAGTTTCGGCGGGCGGCAAGAGTGTCATCAACCTGATGGCCTCCCCGGCCGCCGAGGGCCTGTTCCGGCGGGGCATCAGCCACTCCGGCGGCGACCACACGGCCTCCCCGCAGGCCACAACCGCCTTGGCCCGACGGTTCATTGAGCAGCTCGACCTGCCCGGAGGAGACCTCCGACGAATCCGGGACGCCCCGACCAAGGAAATCACCGAGGCGCAGTACGCACTCGGTGAGGGCCTGCGGGCCACCTGGATCTGGCGCCCCACCGTGGGTGACCCCGTCCTGCCGCTGCGGCCCACACAGGCACTCGCCGCGGGTCGGGCGGCAGGAATTCCGCTGGTCGCGGGCGTCGCCGACAACGAGAGCGGCACGTACACCGCGAACGAGCCCAGCGCCCTGGGCCAGGCCGAAGCGGTACTGCGAGACGTGTTCCCGGGCCGGGATCAGCAGGCGTTCGACACGTATGCCGCGCAGTACCCGGACGGCGGTCGGGACCGATGGCTGGGCGCCTTCATGTCCGACGAGCGCTACGGGGCTCCCACGCTACGGCTGCTCGACGCCCAGGCGCGGCACGCGCCCGTCTGGCACTACCGCTTCCACGCCCCGACACCCGGAGCACCTGAACAGGACTGGTACACCCACGGCTCGGACATGGCGTACGCGTTCGGCCTCGCCCAGTTCGCCGATCCGGCGACGGCCGCGGTGGCACAGGGATTTCGAGAGGCGTTCGCCACCTTCGGCCTTGGCGACCCACCTTCCTCCCGGCAACTGCCCGACTGGCCCGCGTACGACCGCACCGACCGTGCCACCCTCCTGTTGGACGTGCCTTCCCGGATCGTGCCGGATGCCGGGAACCCGCTCTACGGCCGGTTGTGGGCGGACCACGACTGGACCCCCGGCACCTGGTGGCCGCTGGGCGACCCGATGTGA
- a CDS encoding Lrp/AsnC family transcriptional regulator: protein MPVSADLDETDLALLNALQVSPRAPWAAVGKALGTDAATATRRWRRLADEGLGWVTGYPSGALDQLAGALVEIDCDAARTQEVAAAIAQDPEAFTVEETAGGRDLLLTVSAPDLAALAGYISGRLRLLPGVRATRTSIFTDGFTDGAGWRLGALDAAAQRELGADTAHSAEPPSLRDELDRHIMMELSRDGRVSATELSKLLGVGITTAARRLRRLLATRTVQLRCEVSRAAVGLPVTVTLWAATSPQHLAAAGQALSRLPRTRLAVAVAGSSNVICVAWLPSLHELGHLEAEIAHRAPELTVMDRAVTLRPVKHSARLLDSQGRARSTVVADLWSRQTCLPTGADLRL, encoded by the coding sequence TTGCCGGTCTCTGCCGACCTGGACGAAACGGACCTCGCCCTCTTGAACGCCCTTCAGGTCAGCCCGCGCGCCCCGTGGGCGGCGGTGGGCAAGGCGCTCGGCACCGACGCGGCCACCGCGACCCGGCGCTGGCGACGGCTGGCCGACGAGGGCCTGGGCTGGGTCACCGGCTATCCGTCGGGGGCACTGGACCAACTGGCCGGCGCCCTGGTGGAGATCGACTGCGACGCCGCCCGGACACAGGAGGTCGCGGCCGCGATCGCGCAGGACCCGGAGGCCTTTACCGTCGAGGAGACGGCGGGCGGCCGGGACCTGCTGCTCACCGTCAGCGCTCCCGACCTGGCCGCGCTGGCCGGCTACATCTCCGGTCGGCTGCGGCTGCTGCCGGGCGTCCGGGCGACCCGGACGAGCATCTTCACCGACGGCTTCACCGACGGCGCCGGCTGGCGGCTCGGCGCGCTGGATGCGGCGGCCCAGCGGGAGTTGGGCGCGGACACCGCGCATTCGGCGGAACCCCCGAGCCTGCGCGACGAGTTGGACCGCCACATCATGATGGAACTCAGCCGGGACGGGCGGGTGAGCGCGACCGAACTCTCCAAACTGCTCGGCGTCGGCATCACCACGGCCGCCCGGCGGCTGCGCCGCCTGCTCGCCACCCGGACCGTGCAACTGCGCTGCGAGGTGTCCCGAGCCGCGGTCGGCCTACCGGTGACCGTGACGCTGTGGGCGGCCACTTCGCCCCAGCATCTGGCGGCTGCCGGTCAGGCCCTCTCCCGCCTTCCGCGGACCCGCCTCGCGGTCGCGGTGGCAGGCTCCAGCAACGTGATCTGCGTCGCCTGGCTCCCCTCGCTGCACGAACTCGGCCATCTGGAGGCGGAGATCGCCCATCGGGCGCCGGAACTCACGGTGATGGACCGCGCGGTGACACTCCGCCCGGTCAAGCACAGCGCCCGGCTGCTCGACAGCCAGGGCCGCGCCCGGTCGACCGTCGTCGCGGACCTGTGGAGCAGGCAGACCTGCCTGCCGACCGGGGCCGACCTCCGCCTCTGA
- a CDS encoding MFS transporter, producing the protein MGLLVLIELVSGIVQGMMGTLTPAIGAHFQVSASALTWANTVFFVSAAIWVPLLSRLGDIHGHRKLLRVALSLFAVGAIVIAAAPNFSVLLVGRVLEAGLLALLPLDMALVRDRVEAGRARAGIGLLIGVLTGGVSLGLVLGSVLSSALGSLTAVLWVPAVATVLCLVVPFFLIPESVRRAQARIDWTGTAGLCLFLVTLLLGVGEGPSWGWGSALTIGMLVLSAVLLIGFVVVERGTAEPAVDVRRLGRPRMLVLFLAAWLVGGASFGSQTALATFLSAQPDRFGYGLGIGTTSLGWFMLPMGLAAVVGASVVNRAGTVVGHRASLCVSLAVMGLGFGGMAMWHASRGEFMALSIVMGFGNGAAIAALPAAILERSTETESGINAGLYNTLRTVGGSVTGAIFGAVLSSLLIPHTSVPRAAAYTTVLWLAAAACGLAALLTLAARRVTTAAADQPATAAPESLTTA; encoded by the coding sequence GTGGGCCTCCTCGTCCTCATCGAACTCGTCAGCGGCATCGTGCAGGGAATGATGGGCACCCTCACGCCAGCCATCGGCGCCCACTTCCAGGTCAGTGCCTCCGCGCTGACCTGGGCGAACACCGTCTTCTTCGTCAGCGCGGCGATCTGGGTCCCGCTGCTCAGCCGACTCGGCGACATCCACGGTCACCGCAAACTGCTGCGCGTCGCCCTCTCACTCTTCGCGGTGGGTGCCATCGTGATCGCCGCCGCGCCGAACTTCTCCGTACTGCTCGTCGGCCGCGTGCTGGAGGCGGGACTGCTGGCGCTGCTCCCTCTCGACATGGCGCTGGTACGCGACCGGGTCGAGGCGGGCCGGGCGCGCGCCGGCATCGGTCTCCTGATCGGCGTGCTGACCGGCGGCGTCTCGCTGGGGCTTGTGCTCGGATCAGTGCTGTCCAGCGCGTTGGGTTCGCTGACGGCGGTGCTGTGGGTGCCCGCCGTGGCGACCGTCCTGTGTCTGGTGGTCCCGTTCTTCCTGATCCCGGAGTCCGTGCGGCGGGCCCAGGCGCGCATCGACTGGACGGGCACGGCCGGGCTGTGCCTCTTTCTGGTCACTCTGCTGCTCGGTGTCGGCGAGGGCCCTTCGTGGGGTTGGGGCTCCGCGCTCACCATCGGCATGCTGGTGCTGTCCGCCGTGCTGCTGATCGGCTTCGTCGTGGTCGAGCGGGGCACCGCGGAGCCGGCGGTCGACGTCCGGCGACTCGGCCGACCGCGGATGCTGGTGCTCTTCCTCGCCGCCTGGCTGGTCGGCGGCGCCTCTTTCGGCTCGCAGACGGCGCTGGCCACCTTCCTGTCCGCGCAGCCCGACCGGTTCGGGTACGGACTCGGAATCGGCACCACCTCGCTGGGCTGGTTCATGCTGCCCATGGGCCTGGCCGCGGTGGTCGGCGCCTCGGTGGTCAACCGGGCCGGAACCGTGGTCGGCCACCGCGCCTCGCTGTGCGTCTCGCTCGCGGTCATGGGGCTCGGCTTCGGCGGAATGGCGATGTGGCACGCGAGCCGGGGCGAGTTCATGGCCCTGTCTATCGTGATGGGCTTCGGTAACGGGGCCGCGATCGCCGCGCTTCCGGCGGCCATCCTCGAGCGCTCCACCGAGACCGAGAGCGGCATCAATGCCGGCCTCTACAACACGCTGCGGACGGTGGGCGGTTCGGTCACCGGCGCGATATTCGGCGCGGTGCTCTCCTCGCTCCTCATCCCGCACACCTCCGTTCCCCGGGCCGCCGCGTACACCACCGTCCTGTGGCTCGCCGCCGCGGCCTGCGGACTCGCCGCGCTGCTCACCCTGGCCGCCCGCCGGGTCACCACGGCCGCCGCGGACCAGCCCGCCACCGCCGCCCCCGAGTCACTGACCACCGCCTGA